In a single window of the Cryptococcus neoformans var. neoformans JEC21 chromosome 11 sequence genome:
- a CDS encoding Tubulin gamma chain (Gamma tubulin), putative, producing MGREIISLQAGQAGNQIGAQFWQKLCAEHGISPQGDLEDWAADGGQGDRKDVFFYQADDEHYIPRAILIDLEPRVINSILTSPFKGLYNPENIYVSKDGGGAGNNWAQGYSAGEKVYDDLMEMIDREADGSDSLEGFMLLHSIAGGTGSGLGSYLLERLNDRFPKKLIQTYSVFPESSDVVVQPYNSLLATKRLVNNADSVVVLDNAALTRIAADRLHIQDPSFVQTNQLAATVMAASTTTLRYPSYMNNDLVGIIASLIPTPRCHFLMTSYTPFTGDEIDKAKSIRKTTTLDVMRRLLQPKNRMVSTTSTKSSAYISCLNIISGDVDPTDVHKSLLRIRERQLANFIPWGPASIQVALTRKRGMGAGSNRVSGVMMANHTSMASLFKRMLHQYDMLRKRNAFLEQYKKEDMFANGLEEFDDARRVVQELQEEYLAAERPDYIDFGGE from the exons atgggaagggaaatAATTTCATTACAG GCTGGGCAAGCTGGTAACCAGA TCGGAGCACAA TTTTGGCAAAAACTCTGTGCCGAACATGGCATCTCCCCCCAAGGTGACCTCGAAGACTGGGCGGCCGATGGGGGCCAGGGTGATCGTAAAGACGTTTTCTTTTATCAAGCAGACGACGAGCATTATATTCCTCGAGCGATTCTTATTGACCTCGAACCTCGA GTAATCAACAGTATCCTCACTTCCCCATTCAAAGGTCTTTATAACCCCGAAAACATCTATGTATCAAaagatggtggtggcgCTGGTAATAACTGGGCGCAAGGTTACAGTGCGGGAGAAAAGGTCTATGATGAtttgatggagatgattgatCGAGAAGCGGACGGCAGTGATTCCCTTGAA GGCTTCATGCTTCTCCATTCTATAGCAGGTGGTACAGGATCCGGTCTCGGCTCTTaccttctcgaacgccTCAACGATCGTTTCCCCAAAAAACTTATTCAGACCTACTCTGTCTTTCCAGAATCATCCGATGTTGTCGTTCAACCTTACAattctcttctcgccaCGAAGCGACTAGTAAACAATGCCGATAGTGTGGTGGTGCTGGATAATGCCGCTTTGACGAGGATTGCGGCGGATAGACTTCATATCCAAGACCCAAGCTTTGTACAGACTAACCAGTTG GCGGCAACAGTGATGGCAGCGTCTACCACAACCCTTCGTTACCCTAGTTATATGAACAATGACCTAGTAGGCATCATCGCCAGCCTTATCCCCACACCTAGATGTCATTTTTTGATGACCTCCTATACTCCATTCACTGGCGACGAAATTGACAAG GCTAAATCCATTCGCAAAACCACAACTCTCGACGTCATGcgccgccttctccaacctAAAAACCGCATGGTCAGCACGACATCCACCAAATCATCCGCCTACATCTCTTgcctcaacatcatctctgGCGATGTTGATCCGACAGATGTGCATAAATCATTATTAAGGATAAGGGAAAGGCAGCTTGCAAACTTCATCCCATGGGGACCAGCGAGTATACAAGTGGCGCTtacgaggaagaggggtaTGGGCGCGGGAAGTAATAGGGTTAGTGGAGTTATGATGGCGAATCATACCAGTATGGCTAGT TTGTTCAAGCGAATGCTCCACCAGTACGACATGCTCCGCAAACGTAACGCCTTCCTCGAACAatacaaaaaagaagacatGTTTGCCAATGGGCTTGAAGAGTTTGACGATGCGAGAAGGGTGGTGCAAGAATTGCAGGAAGAATATTTGGCGGCGGAACGACCGGATTATATCGATTTTGGGGGGGAGTAA